The following proteins are encoded in a genomic region of Pelotomaculum isophthalicicum JI:
- a CDS encoding MarR family winged helix-turn-helix transcriptional regulator: MCRNLKPYDITPEQWGLINILFRKDGISQKELSEKSFKDQPTITRILDNLEAKGMIERKINREDRRTFMIFLTNEGRDLRDKLLPIAEKTLQKVLTGFKEEEIEQLKIWLNKIYNNLI; this comes from the coding sequence TTGTGCCGAAATCTGAAGCCATATGATATTACACCGGAACAATGGGGACTGATAAATATTTTATTCAGGAAGGATGGTATTTCTCAAAAAGAGTTATCCGAAAAATCCTTCAAAGATCAGCCGACTATAACCAGAATATTAGATAATTTGGAAGCGAAAGGGATGATTGAACGTAAAATTAATCGTGAAGACAGAAGGACTTTTATGATTTTTTTAACGAATGAAGGACGTGATTTAAGAGATAAACTACTTCCTATTGCTGAAAAGACTTTGCAGAAAGTCTTAACAGGTTTTAAAGAAGAGGAAATAGAGCAATTAAAGATATGGTTAAACAAAATCTATAACAATTTAATTTGA
- the ccsA gene encoding cytochrome c biogenesis protein CcsA, whose amino-acid sequence MVLLPENDLFFAALITYLISSVLYLAAFWFQAGRALRTGTGFFAAGLALHTAALAARSLAGGHLPFASMYEFIIVFCWGLAVLYLIGCRRFKIHIAGVVVLPLEVLFLGYALTVKTAAGPLIPALQSVWLQLHVAAAVLAYGFFALSFAAAILYLWQKGKDGTFVSDRNLDRLIYYFIAAGFPFMTLVLVTGAIWAEEVWGSWWNWDPKETWALITWLIYAVYLHFRRARQWEGRFAALIAVIGFAAVVFTLIGVTLLLPGAHSY is encoded by the coding sequence ATGGTGTTACTTCCTGAAAACGACCTTTTTTTTGCTGCTCTTATCACTTATCTTATATCTTCCGTCCTTTACCTCGCCGCCTTCTGGTTCCAGGCGGGTAGGGCTCTCCGTACGGGCACGGGCTTCTTTGCCGCAGGCCTGGCCCTCCATACAGCCGCCCTGGCGGCAAGGAGTCTTGCTGGCGGCCACCTTCCTTTTGCCAGTATGTACGAGTTTATTATTGTTTTTTGCTGGGGACTGGCTGTGCTTTATCTGATTGGGTGTCGCCGTTTTAAGATTCACATTGCCGGTGTTGTAGTCCTGCCGCTGGAGGTATTGTTTTTGGGGTATGCCCTGACGGTAAAGACGGCTGCCGGCCCGCTTATCCCGGCGCTACAAAGCGTCTGGCTGCAACTGCATGTCGCTGCTGCGGTTCTTGCCTACGGTTTTTTTGCCCTTTCCTTTGCGGCCGCCATCCTTTACCTATGGCAAAAAGGCAAAGACGGGACCTTCGTTTCGGACCGCAATTTGGACAGGTTAATTTACTATTTCATAGCAGCCGGCTTCCCGTTTATGACCCTGGTCCTGGTGACAGGGGCAATATGGGCTGAGGAAGTGTGGGGATCGTGGTGGAATTGGGATCCCAAAGAAACCTGGGCGCTTATTACATGGCTCATATATGCTGTGTACCTGCATTTTCGCAGAGCCAGGCAATGGGAGGGCAGGTTTGCCGCATTGATAGCCGTGATAGGATTTGCAGCGGTTGTTTTCACCCTCATAGGGGTTACCTTGCTGTTGCCGGGGGCGCATAGCTACTAG
- a CDS encoding S-layer homology domain-containing protein, translated as MSLNSRSAGILLSLLCFLFFLGSASATDLTSLSVQSSTYVPGQEGRYTLTFKSGEQLNLSVGSYVYVNFPQGFSFVQNSISSEDPGCTLASIQYKNNSTDKYWSVLNGDVSVAGDVYRFIFQPTVSGSVYTNANINIYMVVPGVVNAPAVGTGTVTLSVYGANGNSYTKSASVTLGDPPASAPSNLGVVAANSLKVNATWDTVVGATRYQLLYSSDPEGTYIQACDFGKEPDPGQEWSLTSNSCSYSGTGNGGLEAGKTYYFKVRAGNQYGYGPASQPVAVAIPAVTLQQSTPVDGGYASIGGSITAVFNQPVRITDNDKIQVYEKNTGKPVTKNQVSVDGSTVTISAALSYRTAYQVVFHELALEGTVCQGFYNRLIGWSFTTYGSSSGSSNPVSSSTSPATNSGLTSSFSDADVASALKNAETSPKVTLSTSGSTTGLSLTISQLGTIASMGKPVEVTVSNADVNLTLDPAALLGGIQGTAQSVSIGARVVDSGATPAGGAVMIAGKVFELSITALMQDGKTQSIDKLAGTISVALPVTAESKEAAQRGELTAAYYDQESGSWVSLDNGTYDAEKGAFSFQTSHLSKWALVYKESLGGPVTFSDIQGHWAQKEVEFMAGKGYLKGVGGGLFAPENNVTRAEFAAMLARCLGLLGEQQCPFADVPQDAWFRNAVSQAYTAGIVKGISDSSFAPDSLISREQTAMMAANALRYKNAKESAGIDVLDQFADKNLISDWAAESCAMAVDKGIIKGSGGLFAPANNATRAEAAVMLYRVLNSLNLERGE; from the coding sequence ATGTCACTTAACAGCCGGTCAGCCGGCATCCTGTTGTCTTTATTATGCTTTCTGTTTTTCCTGGGCTCGGCTTCGGCAACGGATCTTACAAGCCTGAGCGTACAATCCTCTACTTATGTTCCCGGGCAGGAGGGCCGTTACACGCTGACTTTTAAGTCGGGAGAGCAGTTGAACTTGTCGGTTGGTTCATACGTGTATGTTAATTTCCCGCAGGGTTTTTCTTTTGTGCAAAACAGCATCAGCAGCGAAGATCCTGGCTGCACTCTGGCCAGTATCCAATACAAAAACAATAGCACTGATAAATACTGGTCAGTCCTCAATGGCGATGTCAGCGTCGCGGGAGATGTATACAGGTTCATTTTCCAGCCTACCGTCAGCGGCTCGGTTTATACTAACGCTAACATCAACATTTACATGGTCGTTCCGGGGGTCGTCAATGCACCCGCAGTAGGAACCGGTACGGTTACGTTGTCAGTCTATGGGGCTAACGGCAACAGTTATACTAAAAGCGCTTCTGTAACACTTGGCGACCCGCCTGCCTCGGCGCCGTCAAACCTTGGGGTCGTTGCGGCAAATTCTTTAAAAGTGAACGCAACCTGGGATACTGTAGTTGGGGCTACCCGCTACCAGTTGTTGTATTCCAGCGACCCGGAAGGAACTTATATTCAGGCTTGTGACTTCGGCAAAGAGCCTGACCCGGGTCAGGAGTGGTCATTGACAAGTAACTCCTGCAGCTATTCAGGGACAGGCAACGGAGGTCTTGAAGCCGGTAAAACCTATTACTTTAAAGTTAGGGCGGGTAACCAGTACGGCTATGGTCCCGCTTCCCAGCCTGTAGCGGTCGCGATCCCGGCAGTCACCCTGCAGCAGTCCACACCAGTTGACGGCGGCTATGCATCGATAGGCGGGTCAATTACTGCAGTATTCAACCAGCCGGTGAGGATTACGGATAACGACAAGATCCAGGTTTATGAGAAGAACACCGGAAAACCGGTTACGAAAAACCAGGTGTCCGTGGACGGGAGCACGGTGACTATTTCCGCCGCCCTTAGCTACCGGACTGCATACCAGGTGGTCTTCCACGAACTGGCTCTTGAGGGCACGGTATGCCAGGGCTTCTATAACCGTTTAATTGGCTGGTCCTTCACGACATACGGAAGCAGCAGCGGAAGCAGCAACCCTGTCTCCTCCAGCACAAGTCCGGCCACCAACAGCGGGCTTACTTCCAGCTTTTCCGATGCCGATGTGGCAAGTGCTCTGAAGAATGCGGAAACATCTCCAAAAGTAACCCTGAGTACTTCAGGTTCAACCACCGGGTTGAGCTTAACCATCAGTCAGTTGGGTACCATTGCCTCCATGGGCAAACCGGTAGAGGTTACGGTAAGTAACGCTGACGTAAATCTGACCCTGGATCCGGCCGCCTTGCTCGGCGGTATACAGGGTACGGCCCAATCTGTCAGCATAGGCGCCAGGGTTGTCGACAGCGGCGCCACGCCCGCGGGCGGCGCAGTTATGATTGCCGGGAAGGTCTTCGAGTTGTCGATAACAGCGTTAATGCAGGATGGCAAAACCCAATCGATAGACAAGCTTGCCGGGACTATCAGCGTTGCTCTGCCGGTGACGGCTGAGTCAAAAGAGGCCGCCCAGCGTGGAGAACTCACAGCCGCTTACTATGATCAGGAATCAGGTTCATGGGTTTCGTTGGATAACGGGACTTACGACGCGGAAAAGGGTGCCTTTTCCTTCCAGACCAGCCACCTGTCCAAATGGGCGCTCGTCTATAAGGAGTCATTAGGTGGTCCTGTAACCTTCAGCGACATTCAGGGTCACTGGGCTCAAAAAGAAGTTGAGTTTATGGCCGGTAAAGGCTATCTAAAAGGTGTGGGCGGCGGCCTGTTCGCCCCTGAGAACAACGTCACCCGCGCTGAATTCGCTGCTATGTTGGCACGCTGCCTCGGCCTCTTAGGGGAACAGCAGTGCCCGTTTGCCGACGTGCCGCAAGACGCCTGGTTCCGCAACGCTGTTTCGCAGGCTTATACCGCAGGGATTGTAAAGGGTATTAGTGATAGCAGCTTCGCCCCCGACAGTCTAATCAGCCGCGAGCAGACGGCTATGATGGCTGCAAACGCTCTGCGCTATAAAAACGCAAAAGAAAGCGCCGGTATAGATGTTCTAGACCAGTTCGCGGACAAGAACCTGATTTCCGATTGGGCGGCGGAATCCTGCGCCATGGCTGTTGACAAGGGAATCATTAAAGGGTCGGGAGGGCTTTTTGCCCCCGCGAATAACGCTACCAGGGCTGAGGCGGCAGTAATGCTGTACAGGGTGCTGAACAGCTTAAACTTAGAAAGGGGTGAGTAG
- a CDS encoding cytochrome c biogenesis protein ResB, with product MKKIIKIFNSMPFGILAISVCCVYFVFMEYIPENPRFLFRTILFVVLCLNILSCVIARFRSLTCNITTRKLGDLLLHLGIALIILAGLLGGPKHSAYIQIKEHETVDLEHEGFPIAVRAEVIEAEYYAGGAVKQYFTTISILESGREVDVKHISVNHPASYKEIKIYQSTFRTAPGGNISGLTVKSEQGLPFVRTGLLSLAAGSVLILLGRRHGVTS from the coding sequence ATGAAAAAAATAATTAAGATATTTAATTCAATGCCATTCGGTATTTTGGCTATATCAGTTTGCTGCGTATATTTTGTATTTATGGAGTATATCCCGGAGAATCCGCGCTTTTTGTTCAGGACTATTTTGTTTGTGGTATTGTGCCTAAATATTTTGTCCTGCGTGATTGCCCGTTTCAGGAGTCTTACATGCAACATAACAACAAGGAAACTGGGAGATCTTTTATTGCACTTGGGCATTGCCCTGATCATCCTGGCCGGCCTCTTGGGTGGGCCGAAGCACAGCGCTTACATTCAAATAAAAGAGCACGAGACGGTGGACCTGGAGCATGAGGGTTTCCCCATCGCCGTCAGGGCAGAGGTAATTGAGGCTGAATACTATGCCGGCGGGGCCGTAAAGCAATACTTCACTACTATCAGCATTTTGGAAAGCGGGCGGGAAGTTGACGTAAAACATATATCAGTCAACCATCCCGCCAGTTATAAAGAAATCAAGATATACCAGTCCACCTTTAGGACAGCGCCCGGTGGTAATATCAGCGGCCTGACAGTAAAATCCGAACAAGGTCTCCCTTTTGTCCGGACAGGCCTGTTGTCGCTGGCTGCGGGGTCGGTTTTAATTTTATTAGGGAGGCGGCATGGTGTTACTTCCTGA
- the spoVAC gene encoding stage V sporulation protein AC encodes MSNKKKKKLTPAQQQYHSFSKAREPQRPVLLNVIRAFSAGGTIYLLGQFIQDFFLWNFNFTEKTAGDPTVAVLILLSVILTASGVYDHIAQWAGAGTAVPVTGFANSIASAAIEHRSEGFVLGVGASMFQLAGSVIVYGVFAAFVVALIKTILTLLGGS; translated from the coding sequence TTGTCCAATAAGAAAAAGAAGAAATTAACTCCGGCACAACAGCAGTATCATTCCTTTTCTAAAGCCAGGGAGCCTCAACGACCAGTTCTGCTAAACGTAATCAGGGCGTTTTCAGCAGGGGGGACAATTTATCTTCTCGGTCAATTTATTCAAGATTTTTTTCTCTGGAATTTTAATTTTACCGAGAAGACAGCGGGAGATCCGACAGTGGCTGTATTGATTTTACTCTCAGTTATTCTAACTGCTTCAGGTGTCTACGATCATATCGCCCAATGGGCAGGCGCCGGAACAGCGGTGCCGGTAACCGGGTTTGCCAATTCCATCGCTTCGGCTGCTATCGAACACCGAAGTGAGGGATTTGTGCTGGGGGTTGGGGCAAGTATGTTTCAGTTGGCAGGTTCGGTAATTGTCTATGGAGTTTTTGCCGCCTTTGTGGTTGCCCTCATTAAAACTATATTGACACTGTTAGGAGGCTCCTAG
- a CDS encoding DUF421 domain-containing protein gives MPEWLTILLRSIGLFFLTLLLVRLIGKRQTSRLTFFDLITGIVTGVMAAAISLNLIKDLANGLVALAVWTVFPALIYVLSIRYKTVRDIIHGKETVLINHGKVLEDKLLEARLTLEDLLSQLRKKNVFNFADVEFAVLEPTGEVSTLLKKDKQPLTAKNLGINVGQESVPQTVMLDGIIMDEPLAAMGLNRRWLHTELEKVGVAPENVFIGQVDSVGQLYLDLFDDAIQVPKPKTKELAYATMKKCQADCELYALGTKQPQAKKMYEKSSEILSEVIQELEPLLKR, from the coding sequence ATGCCTGAATGGTTAACCATTTTGCTCCGTTCCATCGGTTTATTTTTTCTCACCTTACTTCTTGTTCGTCTTATAGGAAAAAGGCAAACCTCCCGGTTGACCTTTTTTGATCTAATTACCGGTATTGTAACCGGGGTTATGGCTGCCGCCATTTCCTTGAACCTGATCAAAGACTTGGCCAACGGTCTTGTTGCCCTGGCGGTTTGGACTGTATTCCCAGCGTTAATTTACGTTTTATCAATAAGATACAAAACGGTAAGAGATATCATCCACGGAAAAGAAACAGTCCTTATTAACCATGGTAAAGTCCTGGAAGATAAATTATTGGAAGCCCGTCTTACACTTGAAGATTTGTTAAGCCAGCTGCGGAAGAAAAATGTTTTTAATTTTGCCGACGTGGAATTCGCCGTGCTTGAACCTACCGGAGAGGTAAGTACCCTTCTCAAGAAAGATAAACAACCTCTTACCGCCAAGAATCTGGGTATAAACGTTGGGCAGGAAAGCGTACCCCAGACGGTTATGCTTGACGGGATTATAATGGATGAACCGCTTGCGGCAATGGGACTAAACAGGCGCTGGCTGCATACAGAACTGGAAAAAGTGGGCGTGGCGCCTGAAAACGTCTTTATTGGCCAAGTGGATTCCGTAGGACAATTATATCTTGACTTGTTTGACGATGCTATTCAGGTGCCTAAGCCCAAAACAAAAGAACTTGCCTATGCTACCATGAAAAAATGTCAGGCGGACTGTGAATTATACGCCTTAGGTACTAAACAACCGCAGGCTAAGAAGATGTACGAAAAATCTTCTGAGATATTGTCGGAAGTAATTCAGGAATTAGAGCCTTTGCTAAAAAGGTAA
- a CDS encoding NAD(P)H-dependent oxidoreductase, which translates to MKIVVLNGSPKGEVSVTVQYVRYLQKQFPGHELKILSVAHEINGLERDQAKRQTVMDEIESCDGVLWASPVYYFLVPSQLKRFIELIWERRAEEIFRGKYGAALVTSIHCMDHTAMNYLTGISEDLGMRFVGGLTPASDDLTVPKERTSLINFMAYFLHAIETGAPTPRSFAPVNYSPGTYRPADFAEATATPAGNPGTGDGKIVILTDGNDPESNLGRMISVFQRHMPSPVEVFDLNNVAIKGGCQGCIHCAYDNTCVYQDGVKQFIQEKLLPAKAIIYAGNIKDRYLSSRWKMYIDRTFVFGHTPYLSGKQIGFIISGPLRQLPNLRQIFEAHTQAQRCTLLGFATDEGDTETITAGLQALADRLVWALVHGLQAPPNYLGYGLHLLFKEFVPMVSGIFRADHIFYKKHGLYKDQHKGLRQRMMNLLFAAMNSLPKTRREFQKQMKPGMIADLKRIVDGAKPAAG; encoded by the coding sequence ATGAAGATCGTTGTCTTAAACGGTAGCCCTAAAGGGGAAGTTAGCGTCACCGTGCAGTATGTCAGGTACCTCCAGAAGCAGTTCCCCGGGCATGAACTAAAGATCCTCAGCGTTGCCCACGAAATCAACGGGCTCGAGCGCGACCAGGCAAAGCGGCAGACGGTCATGGACGAGATAGAGTCCTGTGACGGCGTGCTGTGGGCGTCCCCGGTCTACTACTTTCTGGTGCCTTCGCAATTGAAGCGCTTCATTGAATTGATCTGGGAGCGGCGGGCGGAAGAGATCTTCCGGGGCAAGTATGGGGCTGCTCTCGTCACCTCCATCCACTGCATGGATCACACCGCCATGAACTATCTTACCGGTATAAGCGAGGACCTGGGAATGCGCTTTGTGGGAGGGCTCACTCCGGCCTCAGATGACTTGACGGTCCCCAAAGAACGCACCAGCCTGATTAATTTCATGGCCTACTTCTTGCATGCAATCGAAACCGGGGCGCCAACTCCGCGCAGCTTCGCACCGGTAAACTACAGCCCGGGCACATACAGACCGGCAGATTTTGCCGAGGCTACTGCCACTCCCGCCGGAAACCCCGGAACAGGGGACGGGAAGATCGTAATACTGACCGATGGCAATGACCCGGAAAGCAACCTGGGCCGGATGATCTCGGTCTTCCAGCGGCACATGCCCAGCCCGGTCGAAGTTTTTGACCTGAACAATGTTGCGATTAAAGGCGGCTGCCAGGGCTGCATCCACTGCGCCTATGACAACACCTGCGTCTACCAGGACGGTGTGAAACAGTTCATCCAGGAGAAGCTGTTGCCGGCGAAGGCGATCATTTACGCCGGCAATATCAAGGATCGCTACCTGTCTTCCAGATGGAAAATGTATATAGACCGCACCTTTGTGTTCGGGCACACCCCTTATCTAAGCGGGAAGCAGATCGGCTTCATCATCTCCGGTCCCCTGCGCCAGCTGCCCAACCTGCGGCAGATATTCGAAGCGCATACGCAGGCTCAGCGCTGCACTCTGCTCGGCTTTGCCACCGACGAGGGGGACACAGAGACGATTACCGCCGGGTTGCAGGCCTTGGCGGACAGACTGGTATGGGCGTTGGTGCACGGTCTCCAAGCGCCGCCGAATTACCTGGGTTATGGTCTCCACTTATTATTCAAAGAATTTGTCCCTATGGTGAGCGGCATCTTCCGTGCCGACCACATATTCTATAAGAAACACGGTTTGTACAAGGACCAACATAAAGGCCTGCGGCAACGGATGATGAACTTATTGTTTGCGGCTATGAACAGCCTGCCGAAAACGCGCCGGGAGTTCCAGAAGCAGATGAAGCCGGGCATGATTGCCGATCTGAAGAGGATCGTCGACGGCGCCAAACCGGCTGCCGGGTAA
- a CDS encoding CFI-box-CTERM domain-containing protein, which translates to MFTQGPKTTQNSHKISEKHDKTKTIEPKSTQSGLPPGFLQTQENILQLQKTIGNRAVIQLLNSHFQQQPVNDDPLYTPVVQRMRNKPSDEEIRNAVSNYVSSEKGTCDTKAPLVQQALEAFVDSKSEITGYSLAWWQLEENRWEAQNHTAAAVKWNEGTYIVDTTISQFGQVDNNIQILPLNDWIGLIMRLTHGERPYCEEGIRKGNSLFFFEPQEERPVISEEKENKKEELPEKGKGGGCCFLTSACVRARGLSDDCAELTTLRAFRDGWLSSLPEGPELIATYYKIAPIIVDAVEASGAAKEIWNYVYQVIIECIRDIDNRRPEQALVRYRDMVFRIKHTLAVLTLTRI; encoded by the coding sequence ATGTTTACACAGGGGCCTAAAACAACTCAAAATTCTCATAAAATTTCAGAAAAACATGATAAAACAAAAACGATTGAGCCAAAATCCACGCAAAGTGGTTTACCCCCTGGCTTCTTACAAACTCAAGAAAATATACTGCAACTCCAAAAAACAATCGGCAACAGAGCCGTCATACAATTGTTAAACTCTCATTTCCAGCAACAACCGGTAAATGACGATCCATTATATACGCCTGTAGTTCAGAGAATGAGAAATAAGCCTTCAGATGAAGAGATCAGAAATGCCGTGTCAAATTATGTTAGCTCTGAAAAAGGCACTTGTGACACTAAAGCGCCATTGGTTCAACAAGCATTAGAGGCATTTGTCGATAGTAAAAGTGAAATCACCGGTTATTCTTTGGCTTGGTGGCAATTGGAAGAGAATAGATGGGAAGCGCAGAACCATACTGCGGCCGCTGTTAAATGGAATGAAGGAACATATATAGTTGATACTACAATATCTCAATTTGGGCAGGTGGATAATAATATTCAAATATTGCCACTTAATGATTGGATTGGTCTAATCATGCGTTTGACACATGGTGAAAGACCCTATTGTGAGGAGGGAATAAGAAAAGGTAATAGCCTATTCTTTTTTGAGCCACAAGAGGAACGACCAGTTATCAGTGAAGAAAAGGAAAATAAGAAAGAGGAACTTCCGGAAAAAGGAAAGGGCGGTGGTTGTTGCTTCCTTACCTCTGCTTGTGTTCGGGCACGTGGCCTTTCTGATGATTGTGCTGAACTTACTACTTTGCGCGCATTCCGGGACGGCTGGTTAAGCTCTTTGCCGGAAGGACCGGAACTCATCGCGACTTATTATAAGATTGCTCCAATTATCGTTGACGCAGTGGAAGCATCAGGCGCCGCGAAGGAGATTTGGAACTACGTTTACCAAGTTATAATTGAATGCATCAGAGACATCGATAATCGACGACCTGAGCAGGCATTAGTTCGCTACCGTGACATGGTGTTCAGGATTAAACACACACTGGCAGTACTAACCTTAACGAGAATATAA
- a CDS encoding DUF1657 domain-containing protein, which yields MTISAQVKQTVASLKGVQATLETFALSEENQEAKAILSRNTQRINHVIRDMEKRLGVLEFEEPQYKGF from the coding sequence ATGACAATCAGTGCGCAGGTCAAGCAAACCGTGGCCAGCCTTAAGGGCGTTCAGGCCACATTGGAAACCTTTGCTTTATCCGAGGAAAACCAAGAAGCGAAGGCTATCCTAAGTCGAAATACGCAACGAATCAACCATGTTATACGGGACATGGAAAAAAGACTTGGTGTTTTGGAATTTGAAGAGCCGCAATATAAAGGCTTCTAG
- a CDS encoding VC0807 family protein — MAEKLEQARVIQRGEVLRHIFNREFIISVIIPIIILAVSSRYNMTLPGTILAGSWALAAGTVKLARERRVNVYAMIVAGFSVIGLIGTIISSNPTFYLASPIILDVVLAVIFFGSLLFGRPLIQIFAEYEMKDAFPQALRAHPKYASAWTILTAGWGILSISQALLRVVLLLSTPAALYYTVSSLYGNITTPLFLVFTLWFPRWYWRDL, encoded by the coding sequence ATGGCTGAAAAGCTCGAACAAGCACGTGTAATACAGAGAGGAGAAGTATTAAGACATATATTTAACAGGGAATTCATCATAAGCGTGATTATTCCGATTATCATCCTGGCTGTTTCGAGCCGCTACAACATGACCCTACCGGGAACCATCCTGGCAGGAAGCTGGGCACTGGCGGCAGGCACCGTCAAATTAGCCAGGGAACGCCGGGTAAACGTCTATGCGATGATAGTGGCAGGGTTTTCTGTTATTGGGCTGATTGGGACAATCATTTCCAGCAATCCGACTTTTTACCTGGCGTCTCCGATTATTCTGGATGTGGTGCTGGCCGTTATATTCTTCGGATCCTTACTTTTCGGCAGGCCCTTGATTCAGATATTTGCGGAATACGAGATGAAGGATGCCTTTCCACAAGCATTACGCGCGCACCCCAAATACGCTTCGGCATGGACAATCTTGACAGCCGGATGGGGAATTTTATCAATATCCCAGGCGCTGTTGCGCGTGGTGCTGCTGCTTTCGACTCCAGCTGCCCTGTATTACACGGTGAGCAGTCTGTACGGCAACATTACCACTCCCCTATTTCTGGTTTTTACCTTATGGTTTCCCAGATGGTATTGGAGAGACCTGTAA
- a CDS encoding GEGP motif-containing diheme protein — translation MVKVNKSWLGFLLTVSFLLLLAAHPVTASYKAHNTDADAGLFLQTYPSAVGTKLDNCYLCHTGGYNTSNKYLDSCDYCHFKYGFKPPHGNIAATLNTYGTAYLNAGRDAAAFAAIDALDSDGDGFSNGQEILAGRLPGDSNDNPNVVQAPAVVYTSEKIRQLAKTTQFMAVDTAKSGDYFGTYAGVDVWRLLQDAGVRDDATDITVFAADGYSRNFVISDLKKSYTQGKFYNKYPWIGFSSQAGYTNGQQLAGDLHYLLAYERDGFPLMETKIVAGSDGKSSLDGEGPYRFVTPLSEPVTPDRSQWTIDRDDPPYPFNPNRPAIRNGDYCIKVAVAFRVNTATNKSYQYDFSGRVWEMVEKGEFVVYGAINPQ, via the coding sequence ATGGTTAAGGTTAATAAAAGCTGGCTGGGGTTTCTGCTGACAGTATCTTTTCTTCTCCTGCTCGCGGCCCATCCTGTCACGGCTTCTTACAAGGCGCACAACACGGACGCGGATGCGGGCCTGTTCCTGCAGACCTACCCGTCGGCGGTGGGCACAAAACTGGACAATTGTTACTTGTGTCACACCGGAGGCTATAACACCTCAAACAAGTACTTGGATTCGTGCGACTATTGCCATTTCAAATACGGATTTAAGCCGCCGCACGGGAACATCGCAGCGACACTTAACACTTATGGCACAGCCTACCTCAACGCGGGGCGGGACGCGGCTGCGTTTGCGGCAATTGACGCATTGGACTCCGACGGGGACGGATTTAGTAATGGGCAGGAAATCCTTGCCGGCCGCCTGCCCGGCGACAGCAATGACAACCCGAACGTGGTTCAGGCGCCAGCTGTAGTTTACACTAGTGAGAAGATAAGGCAGTTGGCCAAAACAACGCAGTTTATGGCAGTGGACACGGCCAAGTCAGGTGACTACTTCGGCACTTACGCCGGTGTGGACGTATGGCGGCTTCTCCAGGACGCCGGTGTCAGGGATGACGCGACCGACATCACGGTATTTGCCGCGGACGGCTATAGCAGAAACTTCGTGATCAGCGATCTGAAGAAGAGCTATACTCAGGGCAAGTTTTACAACAAATACCCCTGGATCGGCTTCTCCTCGCAAGCCGGCTACACCAACGGCCAGCAATTGGCGGGAGACCTGCACTACCTGCTCGCCTACGAGCGCGATGGATTCCCTCTAATGGAAACAAAGATCGTAGCCGGAAGCGACGGTAAGTCATCTCTGGATGGGGAAGGCCCTTACCGGTTTGTTACTCCTTTATCGGAGCCGGTAACTCCTGACCGGTCGCAGTGGACGATTGACAGGGACGATCCGCCCTACCCGTTTAACCCCAACCGCCCGGCAATCAGAAACGGTGATTATTGCATAAAAGTAGCCGTGGCGTTCAGGGTAAACACCGCGACAAACAAGTCTTACCAATATGACTTTAGCGGCAGGGTCTGGGAGATGGTTGAAAAAGGGGAATTTGTAGTATACGGTGCGATCAATCCACAGTAA
- a CDS encoding PadR family transcriptional regulator, whose amino-acid sequence MSLPYAILGLLTYQPMTGYDLKQYFDHSINYFWSAHQSQIYRELAALEGKGFLDSRVEPQEGRPDRKVYSITAAGETELQKWLKQFPQSLTTPVRDELLVRIFFASRLPLSELKFQLQRYLREKQEQMAAFGAVDGLISEQPEIPGHPDESFYWRLTLKYGIAHAKAAIEWAKECIRDIEKKEGLQETRDHERSRE is encoded by the coding sequence ATGTCCCTACCATATGCCATTCTCGGGCTGCTCACTTACCAGCCGATGACCGGCTACGACCTCAAGCAATATTTCGACCACTCCATCAACTACTTCTGGTCGGCACACCAGAGCCAGATCTACCGGGAATTAGCCGCCCTGGAAGGCAAGGGTTTCCTGGACTCGCGGGTTGAGCCCCAGGAAGGCCGGCCCGATCGCAAGGTTTACAGCATCACCGCAGCGGGAGAAACGGAGTTGCAGAAATGGTTGAAGCAGTTCCCCCAGTCGCTAACCACCCCGGTAAGGGATGAACTGCTGGTGCGTATCTTCTTTGCATCCCGGCTGCCGCTATCGGAATTAAAGTTCCAGCTGCAGCGGTATCTAAGGGAGAAGCAGGAGCAAATGGCTGCCTTTGGGGCCGTTGACGGGTTGATTAGCGAGCAGCCGGAGATTCCGGGACATCCGGATGAGAGCTTCTACTGGCGGCTGACCCTGAAATATGGAATCGCCCATGCAAAGGCCGCCATTGAGTGGGCTAAGGAATGCATCCGGGATATAGAGAAGAAAGAAGGCCTCCAGGAAACTAGGGATCATGAAAGGAGCCGGGAATAA